One stretch of Acidobacteriota bacterium DNA includes these proteins:
- a CDS encoding type II toxin-antitoxin system RelE/ParE family toxin, whose amino-acid sequence MAYRLAPQAEADLEDIAFYIFLESDSLEIADRVTQSIAERFDLLDAYPRAGRARDDLRPGIRGFPAGEYVVLYRIEGADVAIVRVVRGSRDLEALLDDE is encoded by the coding sequence ATGGCGTACCGCCTCGCACCACAAGCCGAAGCGGATCTCGAGGACATCGCCTTCTACATCTTTCTCGAAAGCGACAGTCTCGAAATCGCCGATCGCGTGACCCAGTCGATAGCGGAGCGGTTCGACTTGCTTGACGCGTACCCACGTGCTGGCCGGGCTCGTGACGATCTGCGGCCCGGCATACGCGGTTTTCCTGCAGGCGAATATGTGGTTCTGTACCGCATCGAGGGTGCCGATGTGGCGATCGTGCGTGTGGTCCGAGGCAGCCGCGATCTCGAAGCGCTACTAGACGACGAATAG
- a CDS encoding PIN domain-containing protein, whose translation MSDRVFVDTNIFVYADDRSARTKRVRARTVLSELIRAKRVVVSTQVMQEYFAAAIKKLGLSPERARIRVERLNRLDVVLIRPELILGAIDLCRLHALSFWDALAVRSASAAGCGRLLSEDLQDGQTIDGVRIENPFG comes from the coding sequence ATGAGCGACCGCGTCTTCGTCGACACGAACATCTTCGTCTACGCGGACGACAGATCCGCGAGGACCAAGCGGGTGCGCGCGCGCACGGTGCTGTCGGAGCTCATTCGCGCCAAGCGTGTCGTCGTGTCGACGCAGGTCATGCAGGAGTACTTCGCGGCGGCGATCAAGAAGCTCGGACTATCCCCCGAGCGGGCCCGCATCCGGGTCGAGCGGCTCAATCGACTGGACGTCGTGCTCATCCGGCCGGAACTGATTCTCGGAGCGATCGACCTCTGCCGCCTGCACGCGCTGTCGTTCTGGGATGCGCTCGCCGTTCGTTCGGCCAGCGCTGCCGGATGCGGACGCCTGCTCAGCGAGGACCTGCAGGACGGCCAGACGATTGACGGCGTCAGGATCGAGAACCCGTTCGGATAG